The window CACCACTTTATAAttgtaagggacttgatttaggtcttacctgaatggcctggtaggtttccctactttcttccagttgtctgaatttgtcaataaggagttcatgatctaagacacagtcagctcccaaagttgttttgctgattatatagagcttcttcatcttcagttgcaaagaatgtaatcaatctgatttcagtattgaccatctggtgatgtccatgtgtagagtaatctcttgtgttgttggaagagggtgttgctgtgaccagtgaattctcttggcaaaactctgttatcctttgctctgcttcattttgtactccagggtcAAACttatctgttactccaggtatctcttgattatctacttttgcattccagttccctatgatgagaaggacatctttttttgatgttatttctagaaagtcttgagtgtcttcatagaatcattcaacttcagtttcttcggcattagtgggtGGGGCTTAGACTTGGGTTActctgatactgaatggtttgccttgaaaatgaacagagatcattgtgccgttttgagattgtacccaaatactgcatttcagactctttgttcactataagggctactccattgcttttaaaggattcttgcccactgtccgttcagtcgctcagttgtgtactattctttgggaccacatggactgcagtatgccaagcttccctgtccatcaccaactcccagagcttactcaaactcatgtccattgagtgagtgatgccatccaaccatctcatcctctgtcgtccccttttcctcttgccttcaatctttcccaccatcagggtcttttccaatagtcagttcttctcatcaggcggccaaagaattggagtttcagcttcagcatcagtccttccaatgattattctggattgatttcctttaggatggactggttgaatctcattgcagtccaaggactctcaagagtcttctctaacaccatagttcaaaagtatcaattcttcagagccCAGCTTTCTGTGTAGTCCaactcacaaccatacatgactactggaaaaaccatagctttgactagatggacctttgtcggcaaagtaatgtctctgctttttaatattctgcctaggattgtcataattttcttccaaggagcaagtatcttttaatttcatggatgcagtcaccatcttcagtgattttggagccctcaaaataaagtttctcactgattccattgtttccccatctgtttgccacagtagtagatataatggtcatctgaattaaattcacccattcccattcatattagttcactgatccctaaaatgttgatgttcactcttgtcatctcctgtttaatcacttccaatttactttgattcatggacctaacattacaggctcctatgcaatattgcactAGGAATAAGTGTGGGTGGCTGTGATGGCACATAagcatggctgagaggagctaccccacatcagaggtcaggggaggcagccgagaggagctaccctgtgtccgaggtcaggggcagcggccaagaggagctaccccgtgtccAAGGTAAaaggcagaagccgggaggaccccatgcctgaggggcagtggccaagaggagctaccccacgcccaaggtgaggggcggtggctgagaggagcaaccccatgtccatgAGCGGTGGCTCCACGGgctcaggagggcctagaggagctactccacgttcaaggtcaggaggggcggaggtgaggagatacccctcgttcaaggtaaggagcagcagctgcactttgctggaacagccaagaagagataccccacgtccaaggtaaaagaaaccgaaataagacggtaggtgttgcaagaggacatcattacagacacaatgaaaccataatcacagaaaactagtcaatctaatcacactaggaccacagccttgtcgaactcaatgaaactaagggatgccatgtggggccacctaagacgggcgggtcatggtcgagaggtctgacagaatgtggtccactggagaagggaatggcaaaccacttcagtgttcttgccttgagagccccatgaacagtatgaaaaggcaaaatgatatactgaaagaggaactccctaggtgagtaggtgcccaatatgatactggagatcagtggagaaataactccagaaagaatgaagggatggagccaaagcaaaaacaatacccagctgtggatgtgactggtgatagaagcaaggtctgatgctgtaaagagcaatattgcataggaacctggaatgttaggtccatgaatcaaggcaaattggaaggggtcaaacaggagatggcaagagtgaacgtcaacattctaggaatcagtgaactaaaatagactggaatgggtgaattaaactcagatgaccattatatctactactgcaggcaggaatctctcagaagaaatggagtagccatcatggttaacaaaagagtccaaaatgcagtacttggatgcaatctcaaaaatgacagaatgatctctgttctttccaaggcaaaccattcaatatgacagtaatccaaggctatgccccaaccagtaatgctgaagaagctgaagttgaactgttctatgaagacctacaagaccttttagaaataacaccccaaaaagatgtcttcattataggggactggaatgcaaaagtaggaagtcaagaaacacctggagtaacaggcaaatttggccctggaatatggaatgaagcagggcaaaggctaatacagttttgccaagagaacacactggtcatagcaaacaccctcttccaacaacacaagagaagaagaTGTCcatctacacatggatatcaccagatggtcaatactgaaatcagactgattgtactctttgcagccaaagatggagaagctctatacagtcagtgaaaacaagaccgggagctgactgtggctcagatcatgagctccttattgccaaattcagacttaaattgaagaaagtagggaaaaccattagacctttcaggtatgatctaaatcaaattccttatgattaaatagtggaagtgagaaatagatttaagggactagatctgatagatacagtgctgatgaactatggatggaggttcaagacattgaccaggagacagggatcaagaccgtccccatggaaaagaaatgcaacaaagcaaaatggctgtctggggaggctttaaaaatagctgtgaaaagaagaaaagcgaaaagcaaagaagaaaaggaaagatataagcatctgaatgcagagttccaaagaatagcaagaagagataagaaagccttcttcagtgatcaatgcaaacaaatagaggaaaacagcagaatgggaaagactagagatctcttccagaaaattagagataccaagggaacatttcttgcaaagatgggctcaataaaggacagaaatggtatggacctaacagaagcagaagatattaagaagaggtggcaagaatacacagaagaactgtacaaaaaagatcttcatgacacagataatcatgatggtgtgatcactcatctagagccagacatcctggaatatgaagtccagtgagccttagaaagcatcactacgaacgaagctagtggaggtgatggaattccagttgagctatttcaaatcctgaaagatgatgttgtgaaagtgctgcattcaatatgccagcaaatttggaaaactcagcagtggccacaggactggaaaagatcagttttcattccaatcccaaaggaaggcaatgccaaagaatgctgaaactactgcacaattgaactcatctcacacggtagtaaagtaatgctcaaaattctccaagccaggcttcagcaatacgtgactcatgaacttcctgatgttcaagctggttttagaaaaggcagaggaaccagagatcaaattgccaacatctgctggatcatcgaaaaagcaagagagttctagaaaaacatctatttctgtgtttttgactatgccaaagcctttgactgtgtgaatcacaataaacagtggaaaattctgaaagagatgggactagcagaccacctgacctgcctcttgtgaaacctatatgcaggtcaggaagcaacagttagaactggacatggaataaaagactggttccaaataggaaaaggagtacttcaaggctgtatattgtcaccctgcttatttaacttatatgcagagtgcatcatgagaaacgctgggctggaaaaagcacaagctggaatcgagattgccgggagaaagatcaataacctcagatatgcagatgacaccacccgtatggcagaaagtgaagaactaaagagcctcttgatgaaagtgaaagaggagagtgaaaaggttggcttaaagctctacattcagaaaactaagatggtggcatctggtgccatcacttcatgggaaatagatggggaaacagtggaaactgtcagactttattttcggggtctccaaaatcactgcagatggtgactgcagccatgaaattaaaagatgcttctccttggaaggaaagttatgaccaacctagatagcatattcaaaagcaaagacattactttgccaacaaaggttcatctagtcaaggctatggtttttccagtggtcatgtatggatgtgaaagttggactgtgacgaaagctgagtgctgacgaattgatccttttttaaaattaattaattagttaattttttattattgttattttttactttacaatattgtattggtttgaactgtggtgttggagaagactcttgagagtccattggactgcaaggagatccaacaagtccattctgaaggagatcagccctgggtgttctttggaaggaatgatgctaaagctgaaactccagtaccttagccacctcatgcgaagagttgactctttggaaaagattctgatgcttggagggattgggggcaggatgaaaaggagatgacagaggatgagatggctggatggcatcacggattcgatggatgtgagtctgagtgaactccaggagatggtgatggacacggaggcctggcgtgctgcgattcacggggtcacaaagagtaagacaggactgagcgtctgaactgaactgatgcaatatttttctttatagcatcagactttactttcaccaccaaacacatatgcaactgggtgctgtttccactttggctcagcttcttcattccttctggagctatttctcccttcttctccagtagcatattgggcacctaccaaccttgggagtttatctttcactgtcatatctttttgccttttcccagagaagcaaaaggcaaggaaaaatggaaagatacacccatttgaatgcaagttcaacaaggagagataagaaagtcttcctaaatgaacaatgcaaagaaatagaggaaaacaacagaatgggaaagactagaaatctcttaaaaaataattagagattacaagggaacatttcatgcaaagatgggtacaaaaaaagaaagaaatgctatggacctaacaaaagcagaaaatattaagaagaggtggcaagaatacacaaaagactatacaaaaaagatcttaatgatctggataaccacagtggtgttaCCACtaacctagagacagacatcttggagtgtgaagtcaagtgaatcttaggaagcatccctgtaaacaaagctagtggaggtgatgggattccagctgagctatttcaaatcctaaaagatgatgctgcaatagtgctgcactcaatatgccagcaaaatttgaaaactcagcagtggccacaggactggaaaaggtcagttttcatttcaataccaaagaaaggcaatgccaaagaatgttcaaactgccacacatttgttctcatttcacatgccagcacaataatgctcaaaatcctccaaggtATGCTTTAACAGtgcatgaactgaaaacttccagatgcacaagctggatttggaaaaagtAGAGGAACTAGacgtcaaattgccaacatccgttggatcatagagaaagcaagagagttccagaaaaacatctacttctgctctgttgactacactaaagcctttgactgtgtgaatggcaacaaactgtggaaaactcttaaaaatacgggaacaccagaccactttactagcctcctgagaaaccattatgcatgtcaagaagcaacagaacaacgggttggttccaaattggggaaggagcacatcaaggctgtatattgtcttatttaacttatttaacttacatgcaataGAGATATATATGTCATAATTATACATgccataattaaatatatatgccATAATTGTAGAcagcacagaattttttttttagccaaaaaagaataacacagggagctcaacttgatgctctgtgacaacctagaggagtagtatggtgtgggagggaggctcaagagggatactccagtattcttgcctggaaaatcccatggacagagaagcccggcaggctacagtccatgggattgcaaaagaggcaaacacaatttagcgactaaacaacaacagcaacaacacatgGTAGATATTGGGGACACAGGCTGAATAATTGTATGACACCAAAAGACCAGTTCTAAAACTCAGTAGCATGAATAAAGTCGATATTATCAGGAAGGACAGTTAAACTGGTGATACAGAAAAATTACAgagccaaaataaaaacattggtTTCGGACTTTACTCTGCAGTTGAATTCTATAAGTTACTTTGGCTGCCAAAGGCGTTTTTTCCTCATGAataaagaagattttttaaaaaatacttgagaagatgGATGTTTCTTAAGACAAAGGCCTTAATAAATCCAATTTTTCCTACCAAAGAAATGgaagtttccaaatatttcttaCCCATGTTTGGTAAAAATTTAGGGaaagtagaaaaatagaaaaaatggaaaattgtcCATGCATCACCTATTAAGAAAGCTTAATCAAGTTACTTATATCAAAGAGTGCAAAAAACCAGGCAATACATAAAAGGAACAAGTGCTCTTTCCACAATCTGATCAAGAATCACAATTTCTGACTCTAATGCTTTGAGCACTGCAATTATCAGCACTTCCTCAACCCCAGAACAAATGGCCCTTTCATAGCTGCCACTCCAAAGAATCTTCTCAGAGCcctctttatgtctttatttctcaGACTGTAGATGAAAGGGTTCAGCATGGGGTGACCACAATGTACATCACCGAGGCTATTGCACTTGAGTGTGAGCTGTGGGTTGCAGTAGAGCTAAGATACAATCCTAAACCCGTAcaataaaataaggaaacaacAGAGAGGTGAGATGCACAGGTGGAAAATGCTTTATACTTCCCCTCAGCTGATGAGATTCTACATATAGAGGAAACTATCCTAGAGTATGAGTAACATATACCAGCCAGAGGGACAGCACCAAAGAGCCCAACTGCAAAATATATCACACCATTATTAAGAACGATGCCAGAACAGGCAAGTCGGAGTACTTCTTTCAAGTCACAGAAAAAGTGGGGGATTTCCAAGACTGTACAGAAATACAGTCTCAGTACCAGTAAGCTTTGTACCAAGGAATTCAGGACACTCATCATCCAGGACAGGAGCACCATCAGTCCACAGAGAATAGGGCTCATGATGACTGTGTAATGCAGGGGGTCACAGATGGCTATGAAGCGGTCATAGGACATGACAGTTAGAATTAAGTTCTCCAGCTCTACGAATAGTATGTGAAAATGCATCTGGGTGATGCAGCCTCCATAGGAAATGGCTTTGCTCTGTGTCTGTATGTTCACCAGCATCTTTGGGATGGTGGTGGAGATGGAACAGATGTCTACAAAGGacaggttggagaggaagaagtacatgggggtgtgcaggtGGGAGTCTGAGACGGTGGCAAGAATGATGAGCAGATTCCCAAACATAGTGATCAGGAACGTGGAGAGGAAAAGTCCAAATATGAGAGGCTGCAGTTCTAGTTTCTCTGATAATCCCAGAAGAATAAACTGTGCCATTCCTGTATCATTTCCTTGTACCACGTGGTGGTGATAACTActagcaaagaaaaatatagcATGATTAATTTCTACATGTGTGCACATTAACACAGTAAAATGCTATGAATTACAATATTTAATCATCTTTAAGTAATCTACTGTGTCATCTGTGATTAGAAATTCCTAACACTCAACCTTTTCCCCAAGAGGTCATGATTAGTTTTAAAGCAAATGTCTTTCATATATTCTAGAAATTCATGTTGAGTATCAACCATCTTCTAGGCTAAATGTGTGAGATGCTGAGAACAAAACTTCAAACAATGCGATGATGAAGAAAGAATATGAGatagcaaatgaaaatatatatatatatatatatgtcatctcATGTGGTGACAGATGATATGGGGGGAAAGGCAGGTATAAATTACCATGCATGTATGTTACATTTTACTGAGAGTTCAGGAAGATAtgcagaaacaacaacaacaacaaccagaaaCATTTGAACAGAGACCTGAAGCaagacaaagcagagacatcagtttacCTGGGGGACCAGTGTGCCCTATTGAGAAAAGAGTCTGCAAAGTACCTGAGGGCAGGGCTTGTTTCAAATATTCAAGACTTAAAAAGCAGCAAAAGTGTCAAGGAGAACAAACAACAGTGAGTGTGAGGAGAAATGGTATCAGAGGATGCTAAGGAACAAGGTTTTCCCGGTACAGCTGAACCTTCAAGACACAAGAAGTCCTTCATCCACATGTTGTTACTTTcacatttttacatttgttttgattcctatgaattaaaatgaattgaTTCCTTTTTTTGCATCTTCTGGTTGACATTATTGTGTCTGTGTTTTAAGGGTAACATTTTGGAGTGGATAATTTAAGAATCACTTTCCAGAGAACTGCTCAttccccacaacacacacacacacaagacacacaca is drawn from Bos mutus isolate GX-2022 chromosome 7, NWIPB_WYAK_1.1, whole genome shotgun sequence and contains these coding sequences:
- the LOC102279984 gene encoding olfactory receptor 7A10, giving the protein MAQFILLGLSEKLELQPLIFGLFLSTFLITMFGNLLIILATVSDSHLHTPMYFFLSNLSFVDICSISTTIPKMLVNIQTQSKAISYGGCITQMHFHILFVELENLILTVMSYDRFIAICDPLHYTVIMSPILCGLMVLLSWMMSVLNSLVQSLLVLRLYFCTVLEIPHFFCDLKEVLRLACSGIVLNNGVIYFAVGLFGAVPLAGICYSYSRIVSSICRISSAEGKYKAFSTCASHLSVVSLFYCTGLGLYLSSTATHSSHSSAIASVMYIVVTPC